A window of Nonomuraea angiospora genomic DNA:
CGACGGCGCCGTGAGCCAGCTGGAGCTGGCGGGCCATGCCGTCGGGATGGCGTCGTCCGCGGCGGTGCTGGCCTGGTGGTCGTGGTGGCTGGTGCCGGCGACGGTCATCCCGGCGGTGTGCTTCCGCATGATGCACGGCCGCCAGTGGGTCCGGCATTTCCGGATCTGGGTGGAGGGCGTCCTGTACCACCGGCGGTGGAAGTACTGGGGCGAGATCGCCACCACGCCGGCGGCGGGCCGGGAGCTGCGCGTCTTCGGAGCGGGCGAATGGCTGCTCGGGCACTACACGCGTGACATGCGCACCCACGTGGACCCCGTGTGGGAGGACGATCGGCTGGTGCTGCGCCGGCTGTGGCTGGCGCTGCTCCTCCCGCTGGCCGGATGCACCGCGGCCTTCACCTGGGTGGCCCTCGGCACGGCGGCCGGCCAGGGCTCGGTCGCGCTGGAGGTGGCCGTGGTCACCGCGGCCTGGTCGGTGTTCAGCGTGGCCATCAGGACCGACGACGTGATCTCCCTGGAAGGGGCCCGGCCGGTCAGGCGGGCCGCCGGGGAGCTCGAGCGGATCAACCCCGAGCCGATCCCGCTGCGCGCGCACGCCGAAACCGGTGGCGCCGATCCGCGAGCTGATCGCTTCGGGGAACCCCCCGCGAGCCCGCCGCCGCTGCTGCGCTTCGAGGACGTGCGCTTCGGCTACCCGGGCCGGCAGGCGCTCAACGGCGTCGATCTGGAGATCAGGCCGGGGGAGTCGCTGGCGCTGGTCGGGCTCAACGGCGCGGGCAAGTCGACGCTGACCAAGCTGCTGGCCGGGCTGTACCGGCCAGACTCGGGCCGGATCCTCGCCGACGGGACGGACATCGCGGACATCCCCGACTGGCAGTCCCGGCTGAGCGTGGTGTTCCAGGACTTCCTGAAATACCCCCTGTCCCTGCGCGACAACATCACCCTCGGGGCCGCCGACCCCGAGCTGCTCTCCGACGTCGTCCGGGACGCCGGACTGGTCCCCGTGGTGAGCCGGCTGTCCGGCGGGTACGACACGCCGCTGTCGCGCAGCCGTACCGCGGGGGTGGACCTGTCGGGCGGCCAGTGGCAGCAGGTCGCGCTCGCCCGCGCGCTCTACGCCACCCGCCGGGGGGCCAGGATCCTGGTGCTCGACGAGCCCACGGCCCACCTGGACGTCCGCACCGAGCACGACCTGTTCCAGCGGCTGCCGGACCTCACCGAGGGGATCAGCGTGGTGCTGATCTCGCACCGCCTCTCGACGGTGCGGCAGGCGGACCGGATCGTGCTGCTCGACGGCGGCCGGATCACCGAGTCCGGGACGCACGAGGAGCTCATGGCCGAGGGCGGGCAGTACGCCGCCATGTACGCGCTTCAAGCCCGGCGCTTCAGCCAGGGATACGACGACCGGCTGGACGAAGGAGATCTCGCGTGAGGGAGTACGCGCGCCTGTGGCGTGAGCTGATCGGGTTGTGCGGGCGGCGATATCCCGGAGCGACCGCCTTCCTGATCGGCTGGCACGTGGCCTCGACGGTCATGTTCGCGGCGGTGGGGCTCACGCTGCGCGCGCTGGTGGAGGCCACCCAGGCGGGCACCGCCACCGCGATAGGGCTGGCGGCGCTGGGCGCCGCGCTGGTGCTCACCGTCAACCTCGGCGTCGAGCACATCGCCTACCTGCGGACCATCCACCTGGTGGAGCGGATCAGCCTCACCGAGGTCGAACCCCGGATCCTGCGCGCCTGCGCGGAGCTGCCGCAGGTGCGGCATCTGGAGGAGCCCGAGTTCCTGGACCGGGTCACCACGTTGCGGGGCCAGTCCGGCGCGGTGGTGGACTGGGCGTGGGCGGTCCTTCAGGCCGTCGCCGCCACGATCGGGCTGCTGGTGGCGCTCGCGGTGCTGGGCGGCGTGAACCCCTGGCTGCTCGCGCTGCTGCCGTGCGCCGCCGTACAGCTGGCCATGGAGCGGCACGGCCGCAAGAAGATCGCCGAAGAGGACCTGAAGTCGGCCGAGGACCTGCGCCTCCACCGGGACCTGTACGACGACGTCTGCGTGAACCCGGCCGCCCTGAAGGAGCTGCGCGTCTACGGCGCAGCGGCGCACGCGCTCAAGCTCCAGGCCGAAGCCTGGGAACGGGTGACGCGCTCACGCGCCCGCGCCGCCCTGATCGCCGCCGGCTGGTCGTCGGCGGGCTGGCTGGTCTTCGGCGCCGGGTTCACCCTGGCGATCTTCCTGGTCACCGCGGCGGGCCACCCGGGGGACATCATCCTGGCCGTGTCCATGGGCGTCCAGTTCCGCAACGTGGTCGAGCGCGCGCTGCACCGATCGATGCAGGTCGGCGGCTACCGCCGGCTGCTGCGGCCCTACCTGTGGCTCATGGAGTACGCCCGGACGCACCGCGACACCGCCGACGTGGCCTCGCCCGTCCGGCTGCGACGCGGGATCGAGCTGCGGAACGTGTCCTTCACCTACCCGGGGACGACCAGGCCCGTCCTCGAGGACCTGTCCGTCCACCTGCCCGCCGGAGCGGTGGTCGCGGTGGTCGGCGAGTACGGCTCCGGCAAGACCACGCTGGTCAAGCTCCTGGCGAAGATGTACGCCCCGGACTCGGGCAGCATCCTCGTCGACGACGTGGAGCTGTCGGCCCTGGACACGGCCGGCTGGCGGGCCTCGATGAGCGCCGCCTTCCAGGACTTCGGCCGCTACTGCACCACCTTCGAGGATTCCGTCCTGATGGGCGCCCGCGGCGATCTGCACTCCACGGTGCGCGACGCCGACGCCGAAGCCCTGGTCTCCCGCCTGCCCGACGGCCCCGCCACCGAGCTCGGCCGCCGCTTCGGCGGGATCGAGCTGTCGGAGGGCCAGTGGCAGAAGGTGGCGCTCGCCCGCTCCGGCGCGCGGGCGCGGCCCCTGCTGTTCGTCCTGGACGAGCCCACCGCCTCCCTGGACGCGCCGAGCGAGCACGCCATCTTCAGCCGCTACGCGCGCCGCTCCCGCGAACTCGCGGCCCTGAACGGCGCGATCAGCGTCATCGTCTCCCACCGTTTCTCCACCGTGGCCGACGCCGACCTCATTCTGGTGATGGCCGCGGGAAAGCTGGTGGAGTCCGGCAGGCATGACGAGCTGCTCACCCGGAACGGCATGTACGCCGACCTCTACGGCATTCACGCCGCCGCGCACGCCTGAATTTCCTCAGGCCCGGTAATAGCGGTCGATGACGTTTCGGTAGTAGGTCGGCGAGAAACCCATCCGGGCCGTCGAGGGCGCGTGCTGCGCCATTCTCTTCGTCGACACGTTGTAGTCATTCGCCGGGGTGTCCACATAGACCTTGGTGACGGCCCGGCCGGACAATGTCATCAGATAGGAGACGATTTCCTCGGCGGTCACCGGATGGCCCGAGGCGATGTTGACCGTCGCGTGACGAAGGTCGCCGGAGAGGAGCTCCGCGGCGATGGTCACGAGGTCCGCGACGTCGACGAGATCGCGGCGCGCGCCCCGGTAGACGGTCACCACGCCGTCGCTGACCTGGGAGAACAGTGCGGGCAGCAGCTGGTGCCGCCGTTGGTGCGGCCCGACGACCTCCGTCACCCGGAGGATGAGATGGTCCACCCCGGAGGTCCGTATCCTCTCCTCCATCGCCGCCTTGTGACGCCCGTACGCGGTGGTGGGGCGAACCGGGTCCTCCTCCGAACGGGGTGATCCGTCGCCGTTCCCGTAAAGATGTGCCGACGCGGTGGAGAAATAGAGGAGCCGGCGTCGCGCCGCCCTGGCGTCGCTTATCGCATTGTGGAGCAGATCGGCCTCCCGGTGGAACTCCGCCGCCTCGGTGGTGGTCGACCGCGACACCCCGGCGGCGAACACCACCACGTCATCCAGCCGCATCCGTGAATTGACGAAAGCCCGGGCGATCATTCCGTCGCCGACAACCTCCATGAAAACTATTCTCGTATGAACAGCGTCATTAGGGGAGGTTTCCCGGCCTGGATTTACGGCGTGATTTCCCGGGCCTTCTCGTTCGGCTCCTTCGACTCCTTCGATTCGCCTGGCGGCCGATCCCGTTCTCCGCCGCGTCGTTCCCCGCAGGTCGGGCAGTCGGGCCGCCTCGGGATGGGCCGCGAGTGGATCTCCAGCGGCCAGAAGTCCACCTCGCTCCACCGTCCGCTCAGCGCCGGGGGCAACCCGGCCAGGACCCGGATCGCCTCCCAGGCCAGAATCGTGCCGACCAGCCCGCACAGCGCCCCGATGGCGCCCGCCTTCTGCCTCTTGCCGACCAGCGACTCCATCCGGCCGCGCCCGTGGTCGGCGAAGGTCTCGGCGCGGACGCAGGTCCAGCAGGCGCTCTCCCCGGGCAGGACCGTCGTGCCGAGCACCCCGATGTGGTAGGCGTACCCGCTGCCCAGGATGTGCGGCACGTCCGGCCAGCAGGCCTCGCTGACCCAGGTGGCCGTGTCGTTGGGCGTGGGCAGGTCGAACGCGTTGACCACGATGTCCGCGCCGTCCACCAGGTCGGCGAGGTCGGCGGCGGAGGTGACGCGCCGGTCGAAGGTCTCGACCGTGACGAAGGGATTGGCGGCCCGCAACCTGGCCGCGGCCGCCTCGACCTTGGGCGCTCCCACGTCGGCGACGCAGAACAGGGCCTGCCGGGTCAGGTTCGACGGCTCGACCCGGTCGAAGTCGCATAATCGGATGGTGCCGACGCCCGCGTTCGCCAGGGAGAGCGCGACCCAGCCGCCGAGCCCGCCGACCCCGCACACCACCGCGGTCGAGCGGTCGACGCGCTCCTGCAACAACACGCCGCTGGAAAGGTCGGTGAGGCCCTGGTCGCAGAAATCCTGGAGCAGCCGCAATTGGCGGTCGTAGAATTGGGCGCGGTCGTCGCCGAGCCGCGCGAACGACCCCTCGAGATTGCCGACCCGGCTCAGCAGCCGCTCTTCCGTGAGGATTTGCAGCACCTCGCCGAGCGGCTGCGAGCCCCCGACCGACCGCTCGATCTCAGCATATGTACGAGTGCCGTCCAGAAGTGTTATCACCCGTTTCACAAAGGCGTCGGCGGCGAATCTCTTCACCGTTCTGTCCGCCGTGCAAAGGAAGAGCAGTTCGTCGCCCTCGGTCTGGACGATCACGCTTTCCCGCAGGCGAGGGCGCCAGTCCGTCACGTGTTCCTCCGAGAGCGGGTGAGGTGGAAACACCCCACCCGCGCGCTGTCAGTTGCCGGCGGAATTCGAAGCGGTGACCGCGCCGACGCGCATGCTCGTCTCTTCGAGCTTCACCAGGACAGGACGTCTTCTCATGGCCCCACCTTCCGTCCGGACGGATTCCTTCACTGCATTCTCTCCATGCCAGAATTTTTTACAAGGGAAATTCGGCCAGCTCCTGAATCGCCTGGTCGAGGTCGTCGGCGACGCCGCCTTCGTACAGCTGGACGTAAAGCTCGTCGGGGCCGCCGCCATATCTGCGTATCTGGCGGGCCCGCACGCGCAGGCGCGCCTGCGCCTCGCGGACGATCTCCCCGGGGCCGCCGCGCCAGCCGTACTCCTCGAGGAACAGGCGCAGCCGCTCCGGCCGGGCGGCGTGGTCGCCGAAGCCGTCGGCCGTCGCCGCGCGCCGGGCGTACAGCGGGACCCAGGCGATGGCCACCCACGCCACGTCCGAGTCCGGCGTGACCGGCCCGGCGAAGTCCCAGTCGAAGAAGCCGGCCAGCCTGCCCTCGTGCCAGGCGGCGTTGAACGGCCCGGCGTCGTTGTGCGCGATGATCGTTCCCGGCATCCAGGACCCGCCGAGCCGCCAGCGCGCCGAGGGGGAGGGCACGTAGCCGGCCACGGCCTCGTGGTAGTCGCGCAGCCAGTGGGCCACCTGGACCAGCGCGTCCTCGCTCCACGCCCACGCCGGCCACGGCGGCTCGCCGGCGATCTCGCCCGCCAGGTAGGTGAGGATCTCCCGGCCCTCCCCGTCCACCCCGAGGAAGCGGGGGGCGCCGCCGAACCCCTTGCGCTCCAGGTGCCGCAGGAGTTCGTGGACCGACGCCGACCACGCGCGCACCGGCCGCCGCACCGTGGCGCCGATGCGCACCACGGCCTGGTCGTTGCCGCCGATGAGCCGCTCAGCGGCCATGGCCGTCCCGGGCCGCGATCTCGACGGCCAGCACGCGTACGGCGGCGGCGCCCGGGCAGGGACCCACGAACTGGAACGCCTGCCTGGGCCGGTCGGTGCTGCGGCGGCGGCCCACGGACCGGAACGCCTGCCTGGGCCGGCCGGTGCTGCGGCGGGGGCCCATGGACCGGCCGGTGCCGTGGCGCGTGACCGGCACGGCGCCTTCAGGCATCGTCACCAGGGCGGAGGTGCGCCGGCCAGATCTGCCGCAAAGTCCGCTCGCGGTGGCTCCGCATATCACCGGTCCCCGGGTCCGCCATCAGTCGGCCAGCGATCCCCACCATAAGCTGCGATGAGCCTTTTCCGGAAGGACAGCAGCTGCGATCATCAACGCTGTGACTCCCACCCATGATCAGCGCGCCCGCCGGTTCGGCACCGTCGGCTTCTCCGTCATATG
This region includes:
- a CDS encoding NAD-dependent epimerase/dehydratase family protein, which encodes MEVVGDGMIARAFVNSRMRLDDVVVFAAGVSRSTTTEAAEFHREADLLHNAISDARAARRRLLYFSTASAHLYGNGDGSPRSEEDPVRPTTAYGRHKAAMEERIRTSGVDHLILRVTEVVGPHQRRHQLLPALFSQVSDGVVTVYRGARRDLVDVADLVTIAAELLSGDLRHATVNIASGHPVTAEEIVSYLMTLSGRAVTKVYVDTPANDYNVSTKRMAQHAPSTARMGFSPTYYRNVIDRYYRA
- a CDS encoding ABC transporter ATP-binding protein, translating into MRERLDLLRLFRYAGPAVSIALTVMVLIDAVVPAGIAIAVQELVAADGRSALAPVLLMSGVVLAGQLALAFRLPVGRLAADRIDGAHRTRIAALVMGVPTVDVAERQDVQDRVKTTTAEPRDWVDRTSGDGAVSQLELAGHAVGMASSAAVLAWWSWWLVPATVIPAVCFRMMHGRQWVRHFRIWVEGVLYHRRWKYWGEIATTPAAGRELRVFGAGEWLLGHYTRDMRTHVDPVWEDDRLVLRRLWLALLLPLAGCTAAFTWVALGTAAGQGSVALEVAVVTAAWSVFSVAIRTDDVISLEGARPVRRAAGELERINPEPIPLRAHAETGGADPRADRFGEPPASPPPLLRFEDVRFGYPGRQALNGVDLEIRPGESLALVGLNGAGKSTLTKLLAGLYRPDSGRILADGTDIADIPDWQSRLSVVFQDFLKYPLSLRDNITLGAADPELLSDVVRDAGLVPVVSRLSGGYDTPLSRSRTAGVDLSGGQWQQVALARALYATRRGARILVLDEPTAHLDVRTEHDLFQRLPDLTEGISVVLISHRLSTVRQADRIVLLDGGRITESGTHEELMAEGGQYAAMYALQARRFSQGYDDRLDEGDLA
- a CDS encoding TOMM precursor leader peptide-binding protein, with translation MTDWRPRLRESVIVQTEGDELLFLCTADRTVKRFAADAFVKRVITLLDGTRTYAEIERSVGGSQPLGEVLQILTEERLLSRVGNLEGSFARLGDDRAQFYDRQLRLLQDFCDQGLTDLSSGVLLQERVDRSTAVVCGVGGLGGWVALSLANAGVGTIRLCDFDRVEPSNLTRQALFCVADVGAPKVEAAAARLRAANPFVTVETFDRRVTSAADLADLVDGADIVVNAFDLPTPNDTATWVSEACWPDVPHILGSGYAYHIGVLGTTVLPGESACWTCVRAETFADHGRGRMESLVGKRQKAGAIGALCGLVGTILAWEAIRVLAGLPPALSGRWSEVDFWPLEIHSRPIPRRPDCPTCGERRGGERDRPPGESKESKEPNEKAREITP
- a CDS encoding phosphotransferase; translation: MAAERLIGGNDQAVVRIGATVRRPVRAWSASVHELLRHLERKGFGGAPRFLGVDGEGREILTYLAGEIAGEPPWPAWAWSEDALVQVAHWLRDYHEAVAGYVPSPSARWRLGGSWMPGTIIAHNDAGPFNAAWHEGRLAGFFDWDFAGPVTPDSDVAWVAIAWVPLYARRAATADGFGDHAARPERLRLFLEEYGWRGGPGEIVREAQARLRVRARQIRRYGGGPDELYVQLYEGGVADDLDQAIQELAEFPL
- a CDS encoding ATP-binding cassette domain-containing protein gives rise to the protein MREYARLWRELIGLCGRRYPGATAFLIGWHVASTVMFAAVGLTLRALVEATQAGTATAIGLAALGAALVLTVNLGVEHIAYLRTIHLVERISLTEVEPRILRACAELPQVRHLEEPEFLDRVTTLRGQSGAVVDWAWAVLQAVAATIGLLVALAVLGGVNPWLLALLPCAAVQLAMERHGRKKIAEEDLKSAEDLRLHRDLYDDVCVNPAALKELRVYGAAAHALKLQAEAWERVTRSRARAALIAAGWSSAGWLVFGAGFTLAIFLVTAAGHPGDIILAVSMGVQFRNVVERALHRSMQVGGYRRLLRPYLWLMEYARTHRDTADVASPVRLRRGIELRNVSFTYPGTTRPVLEDLSVHLPAGAVVAVVGEYGSGKTTLVKLLAKMYAPDSGSILVDDVELSALDTAGWRASMSAAFQDFGRYCTTFEDSVLMGARGDLHSTVRDADAEALVSRLPDGPATELGRRFGGIELSEGQWQKVALARSGARARPLLFVLDEPTASLDAPSEHAIFSRYARRSRELAALNGAISVIVSHRFSTVADADLILVMAAGKLVESGRHDELLTRNGMYADLYGIHAAAHA